One genomic segment of Rivularia sp. PCC 7116 includes these proteins:
- the clpP gene encoding ATP-dependent Clp endopeptidase proteolytic subunit ClpP — translation MIPIVIEQSGRGERAFDIYSRLLRDRIIFLGQPIDSNVANLIVAQMLLLDAEDAEKDIYMYINSPGGSVTAGMGIFDTMRHIRPDICTICTGLAASMGAFLLTAGTKGKRMSLPHSRIMIHQPLGGAQGQATDIEIQAKEILYHKQQLNQYLAENTGQPIERIAEDTERDFFMSPSDAKDYGLIDQVIDRHSAGSRPMAVV, via the coding sequence ATGATTCCTATCGTTATTGAACAATCTGGTCGCGGCGAACGCGCCTTTGATATCTACTCGCGGCTACTACGTGACCGTATCATCTTCTTAGGTCAACCTATTGATAGCAACGTAGCTAACTTAATAGTTGCCCAAATGCTGCTGTTAGATGCAGAAGATGCGGAGAAAGATATCTACATGTATATCAACTCTCCTGGTGGTTCGGTAACTGCTGGTATGGGTATTTTTGATACCATGAGACATATTCGCCCGGATATTTGTACTATTTGTACGGGACTAGCTGCCAGTATGGGTGCTTTCCTGCTTACTGCTGGTACTAAAGGTAAGCGGATGAGTTTGCCTCATTCTCGAATTATGATTCACCAACCTTTAGGTGGAGCTCAGGGACAAGCAACTGATATTGAAATTCAAGCGAAAGAGATTCTCTATCATAAGCAACAGCTAAATCAATATTTAGCTGAAAATACCGGTCAACCCATTGAACGTATTGCAGAAGATACTGAAAGAGATTTCTTCATGTCACCCTCGGATGCCAAAGATTATGGCTTAATTGACCAAGTGATAGACAGGCATTCTGCTGGTAGCCGTCCGATGGCTGTGGTGTAG
- a CDS encoding chemotaxis protein CheB, with translation MTSTSENLQTDRKENYDFFVVGIGASAGGLRALEEFFANMPADSGAAFVVIQHLSPDFKSLMKELLGRTTRMDIYRVEDGMEIKPNCVYLIPPGQNLEVRNRRLQLQRQDRQRPGPNFPIDIFLQSLGEDAGDSAIGVVLSGTGSDGSEGLRMLNESGGTGMVQDPSTAEFDGMPQSAIATRIIDSIGSPQELAEVIYDFVKAPLNEEKQDQPHSKLALDSVRLGQITGILNRHQHINFTHYKPSTLSRRIHRRCLITGYNDIDDYIARLQIERKEREVLCQDLLISVTKFFRDSGAWEYLETNVIPKIVEKIEWGAELRCWVSACATGEEAYTLAILIDEALCDLDKQAKVKIFATDIDRIALEKAANGIYPEGIAKDLTPERLERYFVRQEQSFQVVKELRETLIFAPHDLTKDANFTRMHLITCRNVLIYMQPQLQQQVLRNFHFSLVAKGFLLLGEAETVAYFEDELIPVEKKHKIYQKARDSRLPLPVRGVDNYKHLLQPAVKQAPRSTKEPMLEAAVNNLLGQQKATCLLVDKNNHVVYMFEDLAQVLKFPTGNPTTEAIKLVIPPLQLPLNTALRRAQKERNAVAYTGIKVEQGDKQRILSLKVSYEQANKIAGDFLMVTIAEDAAVDILPQPRNFEADSEVSHRILDLEYELQQSRENLQATIEELETTNEEQQATNEELIASNEELQSTNEELHSVNEELFTVNAEYQSKIHELTELNADVDNLLQSTDIGVIFLDKDLKIRKFTQAATVAINLVEADIGRPIQHITNNISLGEFVELLQSVLNSGEPKQREVQLSSSRKHLLMRIYPYWQTKEYCDGVVLTFVDVNEIKQVQTELQLTYDALEKNEKQLQAVLDNTTSVIYVKDIEGRYLLGNKQLCAVTGLELEQLLGNRDSELFPPEIYQVFETNDNKVIEEKTVLEFEEILPQSDGNHNYISIKAPLCDEEGNPYAVCGISTDITKQTSIQEKLNQINAELVRAKEAAEAANQAKSDFLARMTHELRTPLNAILGFTQILNRNPKLENKQKQYLDTILRSSKHLLGLINDILDISKIEAGMAEVHVNTFDLYRLLDGIEAMLYIKARAKKLRLKFEFDPELPQYVQADKSKLRQILINLLQNAIKFTDKGSVVLRVTITPPCNDGACGSPVNLGEVEKVEEVENSSPSSLCLYFQVEDTGRGIAPEELNHIFDAFVQSNPTYQVEDGTGLGLSICKRFVELMGGAINIESGVGEGTTVKFNILISLAEKTLEVTQSIPKGNILGLKPNQLNNRILVVEDNWENRQLLLQILVPLGFEVIEAVNGQEAIEIWEKEQPNLILMDMRMPVMDGYEATKIIKQKMNRNEPEIPSKTAIIALTATAFNEDRKFMLELGCNDFIRKPFQQEVLLDKIARYLGVEYIYESEANSYLTTDEQSNSHKLTAESLKFMPDEWRKSLYQEAKSCNQDSVLQLLSQIPENHQNLRMQLEDLADNYQFDGLSKLSES, from the coding sequence ATGACTTCTACTTCCGAAAATCTACAAACAGATCGCAAGGAAAACTATGACTTTTTTGTTGTAGGGATTGGTGCGTCGGCTGGAGGGCTGCGGGCTTTGGAAGAATTCTTTGCGAATATGCCCGCTGACAGTGGGGCTGCGTTTGTTGTCATCCAGCATTTATCACCGGATTTCAAAAGTCTGATGAAGGAATTGCTGGGAAGAACCACAAGGATGGATATTTATCGGGTAGAAGATGGCATGGAGATAAAGCCCAATTGCGTTTATTTGATTCCTCCAGGTCAAAATTTAGAAGTTAGAAATCGCCGCTTGCAGTTACAGCGTCAGGATAGACAACGTCCCGGACCTAATTTTCCCATAGATATATTTTTACAGTCTTTAGGTGAAGATGCGGGCGATAGCGCGATTGGTGTGGTGCTTTCTGGTACTGGTAGCGATGGTTCGGAAGGTTTGCGGATGCTCAATGAATCCGGTGGAACCGGCATGGTGCAAGACCCGAGTACGGCTGAGTTTGACGGAATGCCACAAAGCGCGATCGCGACTCGGATTATAGATAGTATTGGTTCTCCGCAAGAGTTGGCAGAAGTAATATATGATTTTGTTAAAGCACCTTTAAATGAAGAAAAGCAAGACCAACCGCATTCTAAGCTGGCGCTTGATTCTGTCAGGCTGGGGCAAATTACCGGTATTCTCAACCGCCATCAACATATTAATTTTACCCATTACAAGCCTTCTACTCTTTCTCGGCGCATCCATCGCCGCTGCTTGATTACGGGATACAACGATATAGACGATTATATTGCACGCTTGCAAATTGAGCGTAAAGAAAGAGAAGTGCTTTGTCAGGACTTGTTAATTAGCGTTACAAAATTTTTCCGCGATTCAGGGGCTTGGGAGTATCTGGAAACAAATGTAATTCCTAAAATTGTTGAAAAAATTGAGTGGGGAGCAGAACTTAGATGTTGGGTAAGTGCTTGCGCGACAGGAGAAGAAGCTTACACTCTCGCAATTTTGATTGATGAAGCTCTTTGCGATTTAGACAAACAAGCTAAAGTCAAAATTTTTGCTACCGATATCGATAGAATAGCTTTAGAAAAAGCTGCTAACGGAATTTATCCAGAAGGTATTGCCAAGGATCTCACTCCCGAACGTTTGGAGAGGTACTTTGTTCGGCAAGAGCAAAGTTTTCAAGTGGTGAAGGAACTGCGAGAAACATTGATTTTTGCACCCCACGATTTAACAAAAGACGCTAACTTTACTCGAATGCATTTAATCACCTGCCGCAACGTGCTGATTTATATGCAGCCGCAGTTACAGCAGCAGGTACTACGGAACTTTCATTTCTCACTGGTGGCGAAAGGCTTTTTATTGTTGGGAGAAGCTGAAACAGTCGCTTATTTTGAAGATGAACTGATTCCGGTTGAGAAAAAACATAAGATTTATCAAAAAGCTAGAGATTCTCGGCTTCCCCTGCCAGTCAGAGGAGTTGACAATTATAAACATTTATTGCAGCCAGCAGTTAAGCAAGCGCCTAGATCGACTAAAGAGCCGATGCTCGAAGCTGCCGTAAATAACTTGCTGGGACAGCAGAAAGCAACTTGCTTGCTGGTAGATAAAAATAATCATGTAGTTTATATGTTTGAGGACTTAGCACAAGTACTCAAATTTCCTACAGGCAATCCGACTACAGAAGCAATTAAATTAGTTATTCCCCCGCTACAACTTCCCCTGAATACTGCATTGCGTCGCGCCCAAAAAGAGCGTAATGCCGTTGCCTACACGGGAATAAAAGTAGAGCAAGGCGATAAGCAACGCATTCTCAGCTTAAAAGTCAGCTACGAACAAGCAAACAAGATTGCTGGTGACTTCTTGATGGTGACGATTGCAGAAGATGCAGCAGTTGATATCCTACCCCAACCACGTAATTTTGAAGCAGATAGTGAAGTATCCCATCGGATATTAGATTTAGAATATGAGTTGCAGCAGAGCCGCGAAAATTTACAGGCAACTATTGAGGAATTAGAAACTACCAACGAAGAACAGCAAGCTACCAACGAAGAATTAATTGCTTCTAACGAAGAATTACAAAGTACTAACGAGGAACTGCATTCGGTAAATGAAGAACTTTTTACCGTTAATGCCGAATATCAATCAAAGATTCATGAATTAACCGAATTAAATGCTGATGTCGATAATTTGCTGCAAAGTACGGATATTGGCGTTATATTTCTAGATAAAGATTTAAAAATTCGTAAATTTACTCAAGCCGCAACAGTAGCTATCAACTTAGTTGAGGCAGATATTGGTCGTCCCATTCAACATATTACTAATAACATCAGCCTTGGAGAATTTGTAGAACTATTGCAGTCGGTTCTTAATAGCGGCGAGCCAAAGCAGCGAGAAGTCCAATTAAGTTCTAGCCGAAAACATCTGCTAATGCGAATATATCCTTATTGGCAAACAAAAGAATATTGCGACGGAGTAGTATTAACTTTCGTAGACGTAAATGAGATTAAACAAGTCCAAACAGAACTTCAGCTAACTTACGATGCATTAGAGAAAAACGAAAAACAACTGCAAGCAGTTTTAGATAATACTACATCAGTCATTTATGTCAAAGACATTGAAGGACGTTACTTGCTCGGAAACAAACAGCTTTGTGCAGTTACTGGTTTAGAGTTAGAACAATTATTGGGTAATAGAGACAGCGAGTTATTCCCTCCAGAAATTTATCAAGTTTTTGAGACTAACGACAACAAAGTTATTGAAGAAAAAACGGTTTTAGAGTTTGAAGAAATACTTCCCCAGTCTGACGGCAATCATAACTATATTTCCATCAAAGCGCCCCTATGTGATGAGGAAGGAAATCCTTATGCAGTTTGCGGTATTTCCACCGATATAACCAAGCAAACTTCTATTCAAGAAAAACTAAACCAAATAAATGCCGAACTTGTTCGCGCTAAAGAAGCAGCAGAAGCAGCAAACCAAGCAAAAAGCGATTTCCTTGCTAGAATGACTCACGAATTGCGAACTCCTCTAAATGCAATCTTAGGTTTTACGCAAATATTAAATCGAAATCCCAAATTAGAAAATAAACAAAAGCAGTATTTAGATACCATTCTTCGCAGCAGCAAGCATTTACTGGGATTAATCAACGATATCTTAGATATTTCCAAGATAGAAGCTGGTATGGCAGAAGTTCACGTTAATACCTTCGATCTTTATCGTTTGCTTGACGGTATCGAAGCAATGCTGTACATCAAAGCCAGAGCCAAAAAACTACGGTTGAAATTTGAGTTCGATCCAGAACTTCCTCAATATGTGCAAGCCGATAAAAGTAAATTGCGCCAAATACTGATAAATCTCTTACAAAATGCGATTAAATTTACTGACAAAGGTAGCGTAGTTTTACGAGTCACCATTACTCCGCCGTGCAACGACGGAGCCTGCGGTTCCCCGGTCAACTTAGGGGAAGTAGAAAAGGTAGAAGAGGTAGAGAATTCCTCACCATCTTCTTTATGCCTTTATTTCCAAGTAGAAGATACCGGAAGAGGTATAGCACCCGAAGAATTAAATCATATTTTTGACGCTTTCGTACAAAGCAATCCTACTTACCAAGTTGAAGATGGAACTGGTTTGGGGTTGTCAATTTGCAAACGCTTTGTAGAATTGATGGGTGGAGCAATTAATATTGAAAGTGGTGTGGGAGAAGGAACAACAGTAAAATTCAATATTTTGATTAGCTTAGCAGAGAAAACTTTAGAAGTTACTCAATCTATCCCTAAAGGAAATATCTTAGGTTTAAAACCCAATCAATTGAATAATCGTATTCTTGTAGTGGAAGATAATTGGGAAAACCGTCAGCTACTGCTACAAATTCTTGTACCTTTAGGATTTGAGGTTATTGAGGCTGTTAATGGGCAAGAAGCAATAGAAATCTGGGAAAAAGAACAGCCCAATCTGATCTTAATGGATATGCGAATGCCGGTCATGGATGGGTATGAAGCTACTAAAATTATCAAACAAAAAATGAATCGGAATGAGCCAGAAATTCCTAGCAAAACAGCGATTATTGCCCTAACAGCAACGGCATTTAATGAAGATAGAAAATTCATGCTGGAGTTGGGTTGCAATGACTTTATTCGCAAGCCGTTTCAGCAAGAAGTTCTTTTAGATAAAATTGCTAGATATTTAGGTGTTGAATATATTTATGAATCTGAAGCAAATAGCTATTTGACAACTGACGAGCAAAGTAATTCACACAAACTAACTGCTGAATCCTTAAAATTTATGCCAGACGAATGGCGTAAATCTCTTTATCAGGAAGCAAAGAGTTGCAATCAAGATTCAGTTTTACAATTATTGTCTCAAATCCCTGAAAATCATCAAAATCTGAGGATGCAACTGGAAGATTTAGCTGATAATTATCAGTTTGATGGACTTTCTAAACTTAGTGAAAGTTAA
- a CDS encoding response regulator — MLSTILQNHNYKVRQAVNAEIALKTIELQLPDLILLDILMPEVDGINCVSKSKIIF; from the coding sequence TTGTTATCTACAATACTTCAAAATCATAATTATAAAGTAAGACAAGCTGTGAATGCAGAGATTGCTTTGAAGACTATTGAATTACAGCTACCAGATTTAATACTCCTCGATATTCTCATGCCTGAAGTAGATGGTATCAACTGTGTCAGCAAGTCCAAAATAATTTTTTAA
- a CDS encoding chemotaxis protein CheB produces MTYKSDENNQDKTKDSQNFFVVGIGASAGGLRALEEFFENMPADSGAAFVVIQHLSPDFKSLMKELLERYTKMKVYRVEDGMAVKPNCIYLIPPGINLVIQGRKLYFQQQDRNRPKPNFPIDIFLQSLAEDVSDRAVGIILSGSGSDGSEGLRLLNENGGIAMSQAPQTAEFEGMPSSAISTRLIDKIGSPQELAEVLYNYLKSPTDVQKISEDNKLLVDALKLQQITTIINRHNNINFSHYKASTLSRRIHRRCLITESNSIDDYILRLQEDTEELEILCNDLLIGVTKFFRDAKPWQFIENNIIPALVAQTQDGGEIRCWVSACATGEEAYSLAILLDEAISDLEKQVKVKIFATDIDKSSLEKAAAGIYPENIAKDITQERLERYFIPGIQSYEVVRKLREMLIFAPQDLTKDAGFTRMHFISCRNVLIYMQPQLQKQVLRSLHFSLITRGYLFLGESEVVGDFEGEFLQVGNKIKIFQKQRDILLPLSFQGFENYSKRSLQPLKSKNASKTRDVPLLEETLNAVLTENNSTCLIVNKDNQVLHVFGNTADVLEIRYGRVTQNVVKLVVPALELPLNTALHRAKREKRSVIYTGINLEKEDKTILVSLKVSHHQTSKVLSGDFYRVEIKQDKHLVEEESSTHYFEADTEASLHITDLEYELQQTRENLQATIEELETTNEEQQATNEELIASNEELQSTNEELHSVNEELHTVNVQYQSKIHELTELNSDVENLLRTTDIGVVFLDRKLKIRKFTPAATAAINLVEADIDRPLEHLSHNMDCQDFIALLKEVIANQKQLQQEVKLNKTGVSLLMRIFPYRQDDSSFDGLVVTFVDISDIKKVEEQLSQTYAALQQNEQQLRAILDNTSSIIYVKDIEGRYVLINKQYLTLANSPESEILGKTDYELFSPDIADNLRNNDNQVIATGTSLEFEETIPLQNNLFTYLSIKAPLFDADGVAYGICGISSDITNLLRANAKLEQQSQELIRAKQTAEAANHAKSEFLARMTHELRTPLNAILGFTQILNRQRNLQTQQKQYLDTILRSSHHLLGLINDILDISKIEAGMAELHITSFDLYRLLDGIESMLYLKAKSKQLQFTFELDPEIPQYIQTDESKLRQILINILGNAIKFTDSGKVELRLTALASQEEKSIQESNQTKTQEQNTENPLLSSSTLSLQFQITDSGKGIATEELKSIFDAFVQSNPTYQAQDGTGLGLAICKRFVQLMGGDIKIHSKLGEGTTVEFNIIAGVTANEQVNQSLAKGRVIGLAPNQKEFTILVVEDNWDNRQLLIELLTPIGFQLVEANNGQEAIELWEQDEPNLILMDMRMPVIDGYQATKQIREKEKNTQHHIPIIALTATAFNENRELILMIGCDDFIPKPFQEEVLLEKIARHTGAKYIYELDRNLSSSANNIYLKELTPEALQVMPKEWCSQVNAAALNCNQSKVLQLIREIPPQYNSLQKQLNDLANNYQFDLISKLSQCS; encoded by the coding sequence ATGACTTATAAATCTGACGAAAACAATCAAGACAAAACGAAGGACAGTCAAAACTTTTTCGTAGTTGGCATTGGTGCTTCTGCGGGTGGTTTGCGAGCGCTAGAAGAATTCTTTGAAAATATGCCCGCAGATAGTGGTGCTGCTTTCGTTGTAATTCAGCATTTATCGCCAGATTTTAAAAGCTTGATGAAAGAACTACTCGAACGCTATACCAAAATGAAGGTATATCGAGTAGAAGATGGTATGGCTGTGAAGCCAAACTGTATTTACCTAATTCCTCCAGGTATAAATTTAGTCATACAAGGAAGAAAGCTGTACTTTCAACAGCAGGATAGAAACCGTCCCAAACCAAATTTTCCTATAGATATATTTTTGCAATCGTTAGCAGAAGATGTTAGCGATCGCGCGGTAGGGATAATTCTTTCTGGTAGCGGTAGCGATGGATCTGAAGGTTTGCGCTTGCTCAATGAAAATGGCGGTATTGCCATGTCGCAAGCTCCACAAACTGCTGAATTTGAGGGAATGCCTAGTAGCGCAATTTCTACAAGACTTATCGATAAAATCGGTTCGCCACAAGAATTAGCAGAAGTTCTTTACAATTATCTCAAATCACCGACGGATGTCCAAAAAATTAGCGAAGATAATAAGCTTTTAGTTGATGCTTTGAAACTACAGCAAATTACCACTATAATTAATCGCCATAATAATATCAATTTTTCTCATTACAAAGCCTCTACACTATCTCGGCGGATTCATCGCCGTTGTTTAATTACCGAATCTAATAGTATTGACGATTATATTTTGCGCTTGCAAGAAGATACTGAAGAATTAGAAATTCTGTGCAACGATCTGCTCATCGGCGTAACGAAATTTTTCCGCGATGCTAAGCCTTGGCAATTTATAGAAAACAATATTATCCCTGCTTTAGTAGCACAAACCCAAGATGGAGGAGAAATTAGGTGCTGGGTAAGTGCCTGTGCTACCGGAGAGGAAGCTTATTCTTTAGCTATACTTCTTGATGAAGCAATTTCCGATTTAGAAAAGCAGGTAAAGGTTAAAATTTTTGCCACAGATATCGATAAAAGTTCTTTAGAAAAAGCGGCAGCAGGAATTTACCCAGAAAATATAGCCAAAGACATTACTCAAGAACGTTTAGAACGGTATTTTATTCCTGGGATTCAATCCTATGAAGTAGTGCGAAAACTACGGGAAATGTTAATTTTTGCTCCCCAAGATTTAACTAAAGATGCAGGTTTTACGCGAATGCATTTTATCAGCTGTCGTAACGTGCTGATTTATATGCAGCCACAATTACAAAAACAAGTCTTACGAAGCCTCCACTTTTCTTTAATTACCAGAGGTTATTTATTTTTAGGAGAATCAGAAGTAGTAGGAGACTTTGAAGGTGAATTTTTACAGGTTGGAAACAAAATAAAAATCTTTCAAAAGCAGCGCGATATACTTTTACCTTTGAGCTTCCAAGGATTTGAGAATTATTCTAAACGTTCGCTACAGCCACTAAAGTCTAAGAATGCCAGTAAAACACGGGATGTACCATTGCTTGAAGAAACCCTGAATGCTGTATTAACCGAAAACAATTCAACCTGCTTGATTGTGAACAAAGACAATCAAGTTCTTCATGTATTTGGAAATACAGCAGACGTGCTAGAAATTCGCTATGGTCGCGTTACTCAAAATGTAGTTAAATTAGTAGTACCTGCTCTAGAGCTACCTTTAAATACTGCACTACATCGAGCCAAGCGGGAAAAGCGTTCCGTAATTTATACTGGGATTAACCTAGAAAAAGAAGATAAAACTATCTTAGTTAGCCTTAAGGTTAGTCACCATCAAACTAGTAAAGTGCTATCTGGGGATTTTTACAGAGTTGAAATTAAACAAGATAAGCATTTAGTAGAAGAAGAGTCAAGCACTCACTACTTTGAAGCAGATACAGAAGCATCTCTTCACATTACAGATTTAGAATACGAACTTCAACAAACCCGCGAAAACTTACAAGCGACAATTGAAGAACTCGAAACTACCAACGAAGAGCAGCAAGCCACTAACGAAGAATTGATTGCATCTAACGAAGAGTTGCAAAGTACCAATGAGGAATTACATTCAGTCAACGAAGAACTTCACACCGTTAACGTCCAATATCAATCGAAAATCCACGAACTAACAGAACTTAACAGCGATGTCGAAAATTTGCTTCGCACAACCGATATTGGTGTCGTGTTCTTGGATAGAAAACTGAAAATTCGTAAGTTTACCCCTGCTGCAACTGCTGCAATTAACTTAGTAGAAGCAGATATAGATCGTCCTTTGGAACACTTGTCCCATAATATGGACTGTCAAGATTTTATTGCGCTCTTAAAAGAAGTCATTGCGAACCAAAAACAATTACAGCAAGAAGTTAAGCTCAACAAAACTGGCGTTAGTTTATTGATGCGGATTTTCCCCTACCGTCAAGATGATAGCAGCTTTGATGGTCTAGTGGTAACCTTTGTAGATATCAGCGATATTAAAAAAGTTGAAGAACAACTCAGTCAAACTTATGCTGCATTGCAGCAAAACGAACAACAACTGCGAGCAATTTTGGACAACACCTCATCAATAATTTACGTTAAAGATATTGAAGGGCGTTATGTACTCATTAATAAGCAATATTTAACTTTAGCTAACTCACCAGAATCAGAAATTTTAGGAAAAACCGATTACGAATTATTCTCCCCAGATATAGCCGATAATTTACGGAATAACGATAATCAAGTTATTGCCACCGGAACTTCCTTAGAATTTGAAGAAACAATTCCGTTGCAAAATAACTTATTCACATACCTTTCTATCAAAGCTCCTTTATTCGATGCCGATGGAGTCGCTTACGGGATTTGTGGGATTTCCAGTGATATTACCAACTTGCTGCGAGCAAATGCCAAATTAGAACAGCAAAGTCAAGAATTAATTCGTGCAAAACAAACCGCAGAAGCTGCAAACCATGCCAAAAGTGAATTTCTTGCCAGAATGACTCATGAATTGCGAACTCCACTCAACGCAATTCTTGGTTTTACCCAAATTTTAAACCGACAGCGCAATTTACAAACTCAGCAAAAACAATATTTAGATACTATACTGCGTAGCAGTCATCATTTATTAGGTTTAATCAACGATATTTTAGATATTTCCAAAATTGAAGCGGGTATGGCAGAGCTTCATATTACCAGCTTTGACCTTTACCGTTTGCTCGACGGTATCGAATCAATGTTATACCTAAAAGCAAAGTCGAAACAATTACAATTTACATTTGAATTAGATCCAGAGATTCCCCAGTATATACAAACCGATGAAAGTAAACTACGTCAGATACTAATTAATATACTAGGGAATGCGATTAAATTTACAGATTCCGGTAAAGTCGAATTAAGATTAACAGCTTTGGCAAGCCAGGAAGAAAAAAGCATACAAGAAAGTAATCAAACAAAAACCCAAGAGCAAAATACAGAAAATCCTTTGCTTTCTTCTTCTACTCTAAGTTTACAATTTCAAATTACAGACAGTGGAAAAGGTATTGCAACTGAAGAGTTAAAGTCTATTTTTGATGCATTCGTGCAAAGTAATCCAACTTACCAAGCTCAAGATGGAACTGGTTTAGGTTTGGCAATTTGTAAACGATTCGTACAGTTAATGGGTGGTGATATTAAAATTCACAGTAAATTAGGTGAAGGAACCACAGTTGAATTTAATATTATTGCTGGTGTAACAGCAAATGAGCAAGTAAATCAATCTTTAGCAAAAGGGCGCGTAATTGGTTTAGCTCCAAATCAAAAAGAATTTACTATTCTTGTAGTTGAAGACAACTGGGATAACCGTCAATTACTAATAGAATTACTAACTCCAATTGGATTCCAATTAGTAGAAGCAAATAACGGTCAAGAAGCAATAGAATTATGGGAGCAAGATGAGCCAAACCTGATATTGATGGATATGCGAATGCCCGTAATAGATGGTTATCAAGCTACCAAACAAATTAGAGAAAAAGAAAAAAATACTCAACATCACATCCCGATTATTGCTTTGACAGCCACAGCATTTAACGAAAATAGAGAATTAATATTAATGATAGGTTGCGATGATTTTATCCCCAAACCGTTTCAAGAAGAAGTTCTTTTGGAGAAAATTGCCAGACATACGGGAGCTAAATATATTTATGAATTAGATCGCAATTTGTCTTCCTCAGCAAACAATATCTACTTAAAAGAATTAACCCCCGAAGCATTACAGGTGATGCCAAAAGAATGGTGTAGCCAAGTTAATGCTGCTGCTTTAAATTGTAATCAAAGTAAAGTTTTACAATTAATTAGAGAAATTCCTCCGCAATATAATAGTCTTCAAAAGCAACTCAATGATTTAGCAAATAATTATCAATTTGATTTGATTTCTAAACTCAGCCAATGCTCATAA
- a CDS encoding MBL fold metallo-hydrolase, whose protein sequence is MASINLRRTENVSGDFYVDTTCIDCDTCRWMTPEIFSREVGMSAVHHQPIDKKQRLAALQALLSCPTASIGTVDKPQDIKEAQSSFPIPVEENVYHCGYHSEKSYGAASYFIQLPEGNILIDSPRFTPPLVKRLEQMGGIRFMYLTHKDDVADHQKFAEHFGCERILHQEEINSGTRDVEIQLSGEDDYELTPELLIITVPGHTKGHTVLLYKNKFLFTGDHLAWSDRLQQLVAFRNFCWYSWDELQKSMPKLTNYSFEWVLPGHGRRYNSDAKAMQQELKKCIEWMKTV, encoded by the coding sequence ATGGCTAGTATAAATCTGCGGCGAACTGAAAATGTTAGCGGCGATTTTTATGTGGATACAACTTGCATTGATTGCGATACCTGTCGCTGGATGACTCCTGAAATTTTTAGTCGTGAAGTGGGAATGTCAGCAGTACATCACCAACCAATTGATAAAAAACAAAGGTTAGCCGCACTTCAGGCTTTATTATCTTGCCCTACGGCTTCTATCGGTACTGTTGATAAACCCCAGGATATCAAAGAAGCTCAATCAAGTTTTCCAATTCCGGTAGAAGAAAATGTTTATCATTGCGGCTATCATTCGGAAAAGTCTTATGGTGCTGCTAGTTATTTTATTCAGTTACCAGAAGGCAATATCTTAATTGATTCTCCTCGATTTACTCCACCTTTGGTGAAGCGCTTGGAACAAATGGGGGGAATTCGCTTTATGTATCTAACTCATAAAGACGATGTAGCCGATCATCAAAAGTTCGCAGAGCATTTTGGCTGCGAGCGCATTCTGCATCAGGAAGAAATTAATTCGGGTACTCGCGATGTTGAAATTCAGTTAAGCGGTGAAGATGACTACGAGTTGACTCCAGAATTATTAATTATTACTGTTCCGGGGCATACTAAAGGTCATACTGTTCTACTATATAAAAATAAATTTTTGTTTACCGGCGACCATCTTGCCTGGTCTGATAGATTACAACAACTGGTAGCTTTCCGAAATTTCTGCTGGTATTCCTGGGATGAGTTACAAAAATCAATGCCTAAATTGACAAATTATTCATTTGAATGGGTTTTACCAGGTCACGGGCGTAGATATAATTCTGATGCTAAAGCTATGCAGCAAGAATTGAAAAAGTGCATTGAGTGGATGAAAACTGTTTAA